The Manihot esculenta cultivar AM560-2 chromosome 1, M.esculenta_v8, whole genome shotgun sequence genome has a window encoding:
- the LOC122724352 gene encoding myosin-4-like, with the protein MDEVKFPKNFVLSRDNIHAIVDAFSAGRSVSEAAAEVVQATSSKKVSRSPAKVPSQAAKPSSRSSKSSRPSGRGGPSSPLESAEGSGSAPASSEAVIEASLVITEQTSVVEQVERGTAHSPEKVSGGKDKEDSGTGLEIVLIEDRTPEDLTQDAPAPVRTEPEGSGVVPAKTGDKRPAPPRTSVPSPARKKSRATTGSSMALPPIGKGKSAAAELPLPSSGNALKASDITSESPASAVADLLRMQMFGGVTQASDPRLLALTGLLASSTEEQVSLRSRSREELGNTIREMLLMVTGLVTEVDIRDHSFRESVDRRIEEARREENISATNDARGNLAAAREQIQTLQAELNSALEALKRAEEETAETAKHTSSLEDELSRTRKVLQESDERATALEARCKGVSEQLSSMANALQERNEALGQKAEVQRQYDALKADFDGLQAHMKEERTQKEAALARVQVLEQELSASSDRIRDLTSLAEEFKLRHDQLNQEVRALECKAQLVREQCIAEYQESDELKEKIVQAGESAVQDYKDSSEFKEFVAEACEAHLGKYLASGEMKRAIVNEALRFYSTGYNRGLREARWAPDTPLSELRKREVDSDGEPVMYGEDDLPMPRGDCRVGGRSTVSSSDDAELEEEDVEVLGSKDDDPVAEEENPNLGSEIAPAADVESSDPRDTELPADVTANRDSVGEGVLTDVSPLRTIYPPTSPER; encoded by the exons ATGGACGAGGTCAAGTTtcccaagaactttgtcctatctcgggacaatattcatgcaatcgtCGACGCCTTTTCAGCTGGTCGTTCAGTATCTGAAGCTGCTGCGGAAGTGGTTCAAGCTActtcctccaagaaggttaGCCGATCTCCAGCCAAAGTTCCCTCTCAAGCTGcaaagccgagctctcgcagctcCAAGTCATCCAGGCCATCTGGCCGTGGCGGACCGAGCTCGCCTTTGGAGTCTGCCGAAGGGTCTGGGTCtgctccagcctcctcagaggcCGTGATAGAGGCTTCCTTGGTTATCACGGAGCAGACTTCTGTTGTTGAGCAGGTGGAGCGGGGTACTGCCCACTCTCCTGAGAAGGTATCTGGGGGTAAAGACAAGGAGGATTCCGGGACAGGACTGGAGATCGTCCTTATTGAGGACCGAACTCCAGAGGATCTCACCCaagatgcccctgcccctgtgaggactgaacctGAGGGTTCTGGGGTCGTTCCAGCAAAGACCGGGGACAAGCGCCCAGCTCCTCCGAGAACGTCTGTCCCATCTCCAGCTaggaagaaatccagggctaCTACAGGGTCTTCCATggctcttcctcccattgggaaaggaAAAAGTGCTGCTGCCGAGCTTCCGTTACCTTCCTCTGGCAACGCTTTGAAAGCGTCGGACATTACCTCTGAGTCTCCAGCCAGTGCTGTTGCTGACCTGCTCAGAATGCAGATGTTCGGCGGGGTTACACAAGCTTCGGATCCCCGTcttcttgccctgactggtctcttagccagtTCTACTGAGGAACAGGTATCTCTCCGATCTCGTTCTCGTGAAGAGCTCGGGAAcacaatcagggagatgctaCTGATG GTGACGGGTCTTGTCACGGAGGTGGATATCCGTGATCATTCCTTCCGGGAGTCTGTAGACCGCCGGATTGAGGAAGCGCGTAGAGAGGAGAATATATCTGCAACTAATGATGCGAGGGGGAATCTGGCTGCTGCTCGAGAACAAATCCAGACCCTCCAGGCGGAATTGAACTCTGCATTGGAGGCCCTTAAAAGGGCTGAGGAGGAAACAGCTGAGACAGCGAAGCACACCTCGTCTTTAGAAGATGAGCTGTCTCGGACTCGCAAAGTTCTCCaagagtctgatgagagggcaacGGCCTTGGAGGCTCGCTGCAAGGGAGTTTCGGAGCAACTATCCTCTATGGCGAATGCTCTTCAAGAGAGGAATGAGGCTTTGGGCCAAAAAGCGGAGGTCCAGCGCCAGTATGATGCCTTAAAGGCAGATTTTGATGGACTTCAAGCTCATATGAAGGAGGAGAGAACTCAGAAAGAGGCGGCCCTAGCTCGGGTGCAGGTCCTCGAGCAGGAGTTGAGTGCAAGTTCTGACCGTATCAGAGATCTGACTTCTTTGGCTGAAGAATTCAAACTTCGTCATGATCAACTTAACCAGGAAGTCAGGGCGTTGGAATGTAAAGCTCAGCTGGTACGCGAGCAAtgcatagcggagtatcaggagtctgacgaGCTGAAGGAGAAAATCGTTCAGGCCGGTGAGTCGGCTGTTCAGGACTACaaggactcttctgagtttaaggagtttgtagctgaggcctgtgaagcGCATCTTGGTAAATATTtagcttctggtgaaatgaagAGGGCTATTGTTAATGAAGCCCTTCGTTTTTACTCAACCGGCTATAATcgtggtttaagagaagctaggtGGGCTCCTGATACCCCGTTGTCAGAGCTTCGTAAGCGTGAAGTAGATTCAGATGGCGAGCCAGTAATGTATGGAGAGGATGATTTACCTATGCCCCGGGGAGATTGCCGTGTTGGTGGCCGGTCAACTGTGTCTTCCTCGGATGACGCCGAGCTGGAAGAAGAGGACGTGGAAGTCCTTGGGTCGAAGGATGACGACCCTGTTGCTGAGGAGGAGAACCCCAACCTTGGATCGGAAATTGCTCCTGCTGCTGATGTTGAGAGCTCTGATCCAAGGGATACTGAGCTTCCTGCAGATGTTACTGCAAATAGGGATAGTGTGGGCGAGGGAGTTTtaactgatgtaagtcctttaaggactatctaTCCTCCTACTTCGCCTGAGAGGTGA
- the LOC110630192 gene encoding phenolic glucoside malonyltransferase 1-like: protein MATTDPVKILEICQVTPSDSPESATEFSLPLTYFDIFWLKHRPIELIFFFELTDSTGTFFHSVILPKLKTSLSLTLLHFLPVAGKIAWLRRADRPAICYNPNDCVLVTVAESNADFSLLSGNQMREAKEWHLYIPELPVSDSTAATIGFQITLFPNQGFSIGISSHHAVFDGKSATMFVKAWAHISNQSDTETNPCLLPELIPVFDRSLIQDPEGLSMIYLNNWSEADSPTSLKLLQGKEVPPNSVRSTFELSSQDIQKTQAKHHLSIGKPPQRRLESNKINAFVKLCSLICLYIGLHR from the coding sequence ATGGCAACAACCGACCCAGTCAAGATTCTTGAGATTTGCCAAGTCACCCCTTCAGACTCACCTGAGTCTGCTACTGAGTTTTCTCTTCCTCTCACATACTTTGACATCTTTTGGCTCAAACACCGCCCAATCGAgcttatttttttctttgagCTCACTGATTCAACTGGAACATTTTTCCACTCAGTGATCCTTCCAAAACTTAAAACCTCGCTTTCCCTCACTCTCCTCCACTTTCTTCCTGTTGCTGGAAAAATCGCATGGCTACGACGCGCCGACAGGCCAGCCATCTGTTACAACCCGAACGACTGCGTTTTGGTCACAGTGGCCGAGTCTAATGCGGACTTTAGTCTTCTTTCAGGCAACCAAATGCGTGAAGCTAAAGAGTGGCATCTTTATATACCGGAGTTGCCTGTATCGGACTCAACAGCGGCAACTATAGGTTTCCAAATAACACTATTTCCAAATCAAGGCTTTTCCATTGGCATCTCTTCTCACCATGCTGTTTTTGACGGCAAAAGTGCGACCATGTTTGTGAAAGCATGGGCTCACATATCCAATCAGAGCGATACAGAGACCAACCCATGTTTATTACCTGAGCTAATTCCGGTTTTTGATCGAAGTCTCATTCAGGACCCAGAAGGTCTTTCCATGATTTACTTGAACAACTGGTCGGAAGCCGACAGTCCTACAAGTTTGAAGCTATTGCAGGGTAAAGAAGTTCCACCCAACTCAGTACGGTCTACGTTCGAGTTGTCTTCACAAGACATACAGAAAACTCAGGCGAAACATCATCTCTCAATTGGAAAGCCTCCACAAAGAAGATTGGAATCAAATAAAATCAATGCATTTGTCAAACTTTGTAGTCTCATTTGCTTATACATTGGTTTGCATCGTTAA